In Diabrotica undecimpunctata isolate CICGRU chromosome 4, icDiaUnde3, whole genome shotgun sequence, a single genomic region encodes these proteins:
- the LOC140438516 gene encoding uncharacterized protein: protein MRVTLLLRAINNQNLESLKKVLNSALAEAPQYLDKLKKDQRKIVFERIEHLNKWYTKIIGLDEVKVYQDRVTSLQDQLLATQTKRRELNRQLTEVRQQAQEIQSQIQHIDRKEKFDVYCQLISGEREVLNLERSVSATFQEYDQAERDLFTAFTNAVRDSQEKQRSQLEYSKYFGLTLSIIGSFLAFLYTFFWRQDLKLYIDQKISSINVGNIETSIVESINHHMQDIKQLERSNREDILINKKVLRNVINHMNNNETQQLDMPLSHEEASNLLFTGFLGGVGTGLVIYIFGKIVFG from the exons ATGAGAGTTACTTTACTTTTAAGAGCAATCAACAACCAGAATCTGGAGAGTTTAAAGAAAGTATTAAATTCGGCACTTGCAGAAGCTCCCCAGTATCTAGACAAACTTAAAAAGGATCAGAGGAAGATTGTTTTTGAAAGAATAGAGCATTTAAACAAGTGGTATACCAAGATAATTGGCTTAGATGAAGTAAAAGTTTATCAAGATAGGGTCACCTCTTTGCAA GATCAACTTTTAGCAACTCAGACCAAACGAAGAGAACTTAATAGACAATTAACTGAGGTGAGACAGCAAGCTCAGGAAATACAAAGTCAGATTCAACATATTGATAGAAAAGAGAAATTTGATGTTTACTGTCAACTTATCAGTGGAGAAAGAGag gtattaaatttggaacgttcAGTATCAGCTACCTTTCAAGAGTATGATCAGGCTGAAAGAGATCTTTTTACTGCATTTACCAATGCTGTCCGAGATTCACAAGAAAAACAAAGGTCCCAGCTAGAGTATAGCAAATATTTTGGTTTAACTTTAAGTATTATTGGATCATTTTTAG cttTTTTATATACATTCTTTTGGAGGCAAGACCTAAAACTTTACATAGACCAGAAAATTTCATCCATAAATGTTGGCAACATAGAAACTAGTATTGTTGAATCAATAAACCATCATATGCAAGATATTAAACAATTAGAAAGAAGCAACAGGGAGGATATTTTAATCAATAAGAAAGTATTGAGGAATGTAATTAACCACATGAATAACAATGAAACACAGCAACTAGACATGCCTTTATCACATGAAGAAGCATCCAATCTCTTATTTACAGGATTTTTAGGAGGTGTAGGAACTGGACTGGTAATTTATATATTTGGGAAAATAGTGTTTGGATAA